In Leuconostocaceae bacterium ESL0723, the following proteins share a genomic window:
- a CDS encoding class I SAM-dependent methyltransferase, with product MRKVQLSDRLQAVADYVSPQARLADIGSDHAYLPAYLIQAGQIDWALAGEVAQGPLDNVKQEISRQGLNGKLIPRLANGLAAINPSDQVDTVTIAGMGGVLISQILAAAPQPLPYQHLILQPNTDVATVRAWLIQHDFKIDGEQMVQEGRHFYEVLSAIPGTQELSDRQLAFGPYLLEEQGSAFRAFWQHKLGQIEQILTRLEQAQQTQTATYQDWQNRHQEIQEVLSYGKRTEAN from the coding sequence ATGCGTAAAGTTCAATTGTCGGATCGTTTACAGGCGGTGGCCGACTATGTTTCACCCCAGGCCCGTCTGGCCGATATTGGTTCAGATCACGCCTACCTGCCGGCTTATCTCATTCAAGCCGGTCAGATTGATTGGGCTCTGGCCGGTGAGGTTGCCCAAGGACCCCTGGATAATGTCAAACAGGAAATCAGCCGCCAGGGCTTAAACGGCAAGTTGATACCACGCCTAGCAAACGGTTTGGCGGCAATTAACCCCAGTGACCAGGTTGATACGGTCACGATTGCTGGCATGGGTGGCGTTTTAATTAGTCAGATCCTGGCTGCCGCGCCACAACCGCTGCCTTACCAGCATCTGATTTTACAGCCCAACACGGACGTAGCCACCGTGCGGGCCTGGCTGATTCAACACGATTTTAAAATTGACGGGGAGCAGATGGTCCAAGAGGGGCGCCATTTCTACGAGGTTTTGAGTGCCATACCAGGGACCCAGGAACTTAGCGACCGCCAGCTGGCCTTTGGTCCTTATTTGCTTGAGGAGCAGGGGTCGGCCTTTCGGGCCTTCTGGCAGCATAAGTTAGGTCAGATTGAACAAATTCTGACCCGGCTAGAGCAGGCCCAGCAGACCCAAACGGCTACCTATCAGGACTGGCAAAACCGCCACCAGGAAATTCAGGAGGTGCTTTCTTATGGTAAGCGCACAGAAGCTAATTGA
- a CDS encoding YozE family protein: protein MPKSDRSFYNWLMTNRNPVAADEIQQFANNAFLDSSFPKQSKDFDEISHYLEENTSYLMSMTIFDQAWERFQAER, encoded by the coding sequence ATGCCAAAAAGTGACCGGAGTTTTTACAACTGGTTGATGACCAATCGTAACCCGGTGGCTGCTGATGAAATCCAGCAGTTTGCAAATAACGCCTTTTTGGACAGTTCCTTTCCCAAGCAGAGCAAGGACTTTGATGAAATTTCCCATTATCTTGAGGAAAACACCAGTTACTTGATGAGTATGACAATTTTTGATCAGGCCTGGGAGCGGTTCCAAGCCGAACGCTAA
- a CDS encoding ribonuclease HII, which produces MTDKKALTIAAIRAALAQITDNQDPRLVQWQNDNRKGVRQLVERWQRQYAKQAANQAAFLERFSWERKLWQAGFSKVAGIDEVGRGPLAGPVVAAAVILPADFDAPAVIDSKQLTATQREALYQVIMDQAVTVATAFGSAQLIDQVNIYQATRQTMLAAVQQLNPQPDYLLIDAMKIDSPLGQESLIKGDARSNSIAAASIVAKVTRDHWMQAAAQKYPAYHFDKNAGYGTAEHLAALKKEGVTPLHRQTFAPVKNILNNK; this is translated from the coding sequence ATGACGGATAAGAAGGCGTTAACAATCGCAGCAATTCGCGCTGCCCTGGCTCAGATTACAGATAATCAGGATCCGCGCCTAGTTCAGTGGCAAAATGACAACCGTAAGGGCGTTCGGCAGCTGGTTGAGCGCTGGCAGCGGCAATACGCCAAGCAAGCAGCCAATCAGGCGGCCTTCCTAGAGCGGTTTAGCTGGGAGCGCAAGCTCTGGCAGGCCGGCTTTTCAAAGGTTGCGGGCATTGACGAGGTTGGCCGCGGCCCCTTGGCTGGCCCGGTAGTCGCTGCCGCGGTCATTTTACCGGCCGACTTTGACGCCCCGGCCGTGATTGATTCCAAGCAGCTGACAGCCACTCAGCGCGAAGCGCTTTACCAGGTCATTATGGACCAGGCGGTGACAGTGGCGACTGCCTTTGGTTCAGCCCAGTTAATTGATCAGGTTAATATTTACCAGGCAACCCGGCAGACCATGCTGGCGGCGGTCCAGCAGCTGAATCCCCAACCGGATTATCTCTTAATTGATGCGATGAAGATTGACAGCCCGCTGGGGCAGGAGTCGCTGATTAAGGGTGATGCCCGCAGTAACTCGATTGCGGCGGCTAGCATTGTGGCCAAAGTTACCCGAGACCATTGGATGCAGGCCGCAGCTCAAAAGTATCCCGCCTATCACTTTGATAAAAACGCTGGGTATGGCACGGCGGAGCACTTAGCCGCGTTGAAAAAAGAGGGCGTGACCCCGCTACACCGGCAGACATTTGCCCCGGTTAAGAACATCTTAAATAACAAATAA
- a CDS encoding YjzD family protein, producing MKYVTVAFWSAIFGEILGYLVSQLNNVTYNYTAVAVVAIIVGEIAIIAIPGLSGKAAKDAVDTKQSNQ from the coding sequence ATGAAATATGTAACTGTAGCATTCTGGTCCGCCATTTTCGGTGAAATCCTAGGCTATCTCGTTTCCCAGCTGAACAACGTTACCTACAACTACACAGCTGTGGCTGTTGTCGCGATTATCGTCGGTGAAATTGCCATTATTGCGATTCCAGGCCTATCGGGTAAAGCAGCCAAGGATGCGGTCGATACGAAACAATCAAATCAATAA
- a CDS encoding DegV family protein — MANIRIVTDSAAILTPEEIEQYGIVVVPLTVQIDGTVYQDGVTIHPKEFLDMMAKSDHLPQTSQPSIGDLKTAYDNLYAEDPDVEVLSLHLSSGLSGTISAAQQAASLSAASVTTFDTLLADRAEGFVVLAAAQAAAEGKDLDAVIAAATEAREQSHIYLSFTSLKNMVAGGRLSKTQGLIGNVLNIKVGAYVDSEGKVDVALKGRGMKTIAKFNDQVIDKMKQYKEMLSIGISHAGVPEEAQQLAERLNKIWPDLDILVSTTTPIVSTHTGLGALAILYRAR; from the coding sequence ATGGCAAACATTAGAATTGTAACGGATTCGGCGGCAATTTTGACCCCGGAAGAAATTGAGCAGTATGGCATCGTGGTGGTGCCCCTGACCGTCCAAATTGATGGCACGGTTTACCAGGACGGGGTAACAATTCATCCTAAAGAGTTCCTGGATATGATGGCTAAAAGCGACCACCTACCTCAGACTTCCCAACCCTCAATCGGGGATTTGAAAACGGCTTACGATAACCTGTATGCCGAAGATCCTGACGTGGAAGTACTGAGCTTACACCTGTCATCGGGCTTATCCGGTACGATTAGTGCTGCCCAGCAGGCGGCCTCTTTGTCCGCAGCTTCGGTAACGACCTTTGACACCCTCTTGGCTGATCGGGCCGAAGGCTTTGTTGTTTTGGCGGCTGCCCAAGCTGCTGCCGAAGGTAAGGACTTAGATGCAGTGATTGCTGCGGCTACTGAAGCCCGGGAACAATCTCACATTTACCTAAGCTTCACTTCCTTGAAGAACATGGTGGCTGGCGGTCGGCTTAGCAAGACCCAGGGCCTGATTGGTAACGTCTTAAATATTAAAGTTGGGGCCTATGTTGATAGTGAAGGGAAGGTTGATGTAGCCTTAAAGGGTCGGGGAATGAAGACCATTGCCAAGTTCAACGACCAGGTTATTGACAAGATGAAGCAGTACAAGGAAATGCTGTCGATTGGGATTTCCCATGCTGGTGTGCCCGAAGAGGCCCAGCAGTTGGCTGAGCGCTTGAACAAAATCTGGCCGGACTTGGATATCTTGGTCTCAACGACGACCCCCATTGTTTCGACTCACACTGGCTTAGGTGCCCTGGCAATTTTGTACCGGGCCCGCTAG
- the pepT gene encoding peptidase T, with protein MSETQYEQLIPRFLKYIKVNTQSDEGSEQVPSSSNQVTFLKDLAQELKTIGLSNVRTMPDGYLFADLPATSDQADLPTIGFIAHVDTADFNGENIQAQIVENYDGQSVIDLGDSGYQLDPAVFPSLKKYAGDTLITTDGTTLLGADDKAGVAEIITAADYLIQHPEIKHGPLRFAFGPDEEIGKGANHFDTEAFGADFAYTVDGGPLGELEWETFNAAAADVQIQGQNVHPGTAKGAMVNALQLAVDFQLALPVHDRPEKTEGREGFWHLIKLSGTPDEAQMDYIIRDHDRQKFENRKDTLIKLADQFNESLGQDRVKVSLHDQYYNMGEILKNDLAPVELAKEAMTDLGITPIIEPVRGGTDGSKITFLGLPTPNLFAGGENMHGRYEYVAEEVMAAATDVIIKIASLAASEK; from the coding sequence ATGAGTGAAACGCAATATGAGCAGTTGATTCCCCGCTTTTTAAAGTACATTAAGGTTAATACCCAGTCCGACGAGGGGAGTGAACAAGTGCCTTCATCATCCAACCAGGTCACCTTCTTAAAGGATTTGGCCCAGGAATTAAAGACGATTGGGTTAAGCAATGTGCGCACCATGCCGGATGGCTATCTCTTTGCCGACCTGCCGGCCACTAGTGACCAAGCTGACCTGCCTACCATTGGCTTTATTGCCCATGTCGATACCGCCGATTTTAACGGCGAAAACATCCAGGCCCAAATTGTTGAAAACTATGATGGCCAGTCCGTCATTGATTTAGGCGATAGTGGCTATCAGCTTGATCCGGCGGTCTTTCCTAGTCTAAAGAAGTATGCCGGTGATACCCTGATTACCACTGATGGGACAACACTGCTTGGCGCCGATGACAAGGCTGGTGTTGCTGAAATTATCACGGCGGCTGACTACCTGATTCAGCACCCAGAAATCAAACACGGGCCCCTGCGCTTTGCCTTTGGACCCGATGAAGAAATCGGAAAAGGAGCCAATCACTTCGACACCGAGGCCTTCGGTGCCGACTTTGCCTACACCGTTGATGGGGGACCACTGGGTGAACTGGAATGGGAAACCTTTAACGCTGCGGCAGCCGACGTCCAAATCCAGGGACAAAACGTACATCCCGGCACGGCCAAAGGGGCCATGGTTAACGCCCTGCAGTTGGCGGTTGATTTCCAGCTGGCCTTACCAGTTCATGACCGTCCTGAGAAAACTGAGGGCCGGGAAGGCTTTTGGCACCTGATTAAGTTGAGTGGTACACCCGACGAGGCCCAGATGGATTACATTATCCGTGACCATGACCGGCAGAAGTTTGAAAACCGGAAGGATACCCTGATTAAGTTGGCCGACCAGTTTAACGAGTCCTTGGGGCAGGACCGGGTGAAGGTGAGCTTACACGACCAGTATTACAATATGGGCGAGATCTTAAAAAACGATCTAGCGCCGGTGGAACTGGCCAAGGAGGCGATGACAGACCTGGGGATTACACCAATTATTGAACCAGTCCGTGGTGGCACCGATGGTTCCAAGATCACCTTCTTAGGTTTGCCCACCCCGAATCTTTTTGCTGGTGGGGAAAACATGCACGGCCGCTATGAATACGTGGCTGAAGAAGTCATGGCAGCGGCGACAGACGTGATCATTAAGATTGCCAGCCTGGCCGCCTCAGAAAAATAA
- a CDS encoding dihydrofolate reductase produces MKTIRMVWAQDDRGAIGKDGTLPWHIPADLAVFKAETINSLMIMGRNTWAAIGRPLPKRQTVVLTRQADFDPGFPEVTVVHSLPEALALIEASPTDLVSIAGGAKIYQEFMPYATELVVTRVAGDYQGDTFMPPIDTQVFALVDQKPGSDHGYQFEVQRYQRILEKGVNKDGKH; encoded by the coding sequence ATGAAAACCATTCGCATGGTCTGGGCCCAAGATGACCGGGGCGCCATTGGTAAGGACGGTACTTTGCCCTGGCACATTCCGGCCGATTTGGCAGTCTTTAAGGCCGAAACGATTAATTCATTAATGATTATGGGTCGCAACACCTGGGCGGCGATTGGCCGGCCACTGCCAAAACGGCAGACCGTGGTTCTGACCCGACAAGCCGATTTTGATCCGGGCTTTCCCGAGGTCACGGTGGTTCACAGCCTGCCGGAAGCCCTGGCATTAATCGAAGCCAGCCCGACCGATTTGGTTTCTATCGCCGGTGGGGCTAAAATATACCAAGAGTTCATGCCCTATGCGACTGAACTAGTGGTCACCCGGGTAGCCGGTGATTACCAAGGGGATACCTTTATGCCCCCAATCGATACCCAGGTCTTTGCCCTGGTTGACCAAAAACCGGGCAGTGACCATGGTTACCAGTTCGAGGTTCAACGTTACCAACGCATTTTAGAAAAAGGTGTAAATAAAGATGGCAAACATTAG
- the ylqF gene encoding ribosome biogenesis GTPase YlqF, whose product MAQIIQWFPGHMAKAFRLMRENLNLVDIVFELVDARIPASSRNPAVDELIGNKPRLLIMTKADLADPEQTQLWASSFRKQGYQVLVLDSRSPKTASLVAKAAQKALAGQTQRQSERGIVDQPIRALVAGIPNVGKSTLLNHLVTKNVVPTANRPGVTKKITWLKAPGNLQLLDSPGVLWPKFEDQTVGLKLALTGAVKDTIFAKDDAALFLLEFFKEHYPKALSERYHLSETELDQSPVELLLTITLKLGFQDDYDKASIRLLNDLRKGKLGRFTLDRYDG is encoded by the coding sequence ATGGCTCAAATAATTCAATGGTTCCCTGGCCACATGGCCAAGGCCTTCCGCCTAATGCGGGAAAACTTGAACTTAGTTGATATTGTCTTTGAACTTGTTGATGCTCGGATTCCCGCCAGTTCACGCAATCCAGCCGTTGATGAGCTGATTGGCAATAAGCCCCGGCTCTTAATTATGACCAAGGCTGATTTGGCTGACCCCGAGCAAACCCAGCTGTGGGCGTCTTCTTTTCGCAAGCAGGGCTACCAGGTCCTGGTTCTAGACAGTCGCAGTCCTAAAACGGCTAGCTTAGTGGCTAAGGCAGCCCAAAAGGCCCTGGCTGGACAAACCCAGCGGCAAAGCGAGCGGGGCATTGTCGACCAGCCGATTCGGGCCCTGGTGGCTGGCATTCCAAATGTGGGCAAGTCCACCTTGCTAAACCACTTGGTTACCAAAAACGTCGTGCCGACCGCTAACCGGCCCGGCGTAACCAAGAAAATTACCTGGTTAAAGGCACCTGGCAACCTCCAGTTGTTAGATTCACCGGGGGTTTTGTGGCCAAAATTTGAAGATCAAACCGTTGGACTCAAGCTGGCCCTGACCGGGGCCGTCAAGGATACGATTTTTGCTAAGGACGATGCCGCCCTCTTTCTACTGGAATTTTTCAAGGAGCACTATCCCAAGGCGCTCAGCGAGCGCTACCACTTGAGTGAGACGGAGCTGGACCAAAGTCCGGTGGAATTGTTGCTGACGATTACACTGAAGTTAGGCTTTCAAGATGACTATGACAAGGCCAGTATCCGCTTATTAAATGACCTGCGAAAAGGGAAGTTAGGGCGTTTTACCCTGGACCGTTATGACGGATAA
- a CDS encoding YpmS family protein: MKKRSGLWFWLFWLLILAIIGGALTTAYLALKPSNPTITTTRFNPDTSFDLTLNRDQINGLAGSYLKDQGNGNLNFVVEPKDVKVTGQVKVLGQNLNSQMILDPETNSDGNIVLKAKSITLGQIDLPVKVAMGYIKAMYDGPSYVIFQPDQEQILIDMSKVGNKQGLSFKSTGIDMDKNQYKFVGEVTDAKK; encoded by the coding sequence ATGAAGAAACGTTCAGGACTTTGGTTTTGGTTATTTTGGCTGCTGATTTTGGCCATTATTGGGGGCGCTTTGACCACCGCCTATTTGGCCCTCAAGCCTAGCAACCCTACGATTACCACGACCCGCTTTAATCCTGATACTAGCTTTGACTTGACCTTAAACCGTGACCAAATTAACGGTTTGGCCGGTAGTTACTTAAAGGACCAGGGCAATGGCAACTTGAACTTTGTCGTTGAACCAAAGGACGTTAAGGTAACTGGTCAGGTGAAGGTTTTGGGCCAGAATTTGAATTCGCAGATGATTTTGGATCCGGAAACGAATTCAGATGGCAACATTGTCCTGAAGGCTAAGTCAATTACCCTGGGTCAAATTGACCTGCCAGTTAAGGTGGCGATGGGCTATATCAAGGCGATGTACGATGGTCCTAGTTATGTCATTTTCCAACCTGACCAGGAACAAATCTTGATTGATATGTCCAAGGTTGGTAACAAGCAAGGGCTCAGCTTTAAGAGCACTGGCATCGATATGGACAAGAACCAGTATAAGTTTGTTGGTGAGGTGACTGATGCCAAAAAGTGA
- a CDS encoding Nif3-like dinuclear metal center hexameric protein, producing MVSAQKLIDQIESFAPKDLAEKGDPTGLQIGDPNQDIKRVLTTLDVRPETVDYAIEHQIDFIWAHHEVMFFPAKNLDLTNPQHRLYAKLLKHDIVVYASHTNLDSAENGMNDWLAKAFAIQDPKPLLPGAQPQTGLGRIGYLKKPQKLSDYARFIKQVCGVDQVRVISPDLDREIQTVAVLGGDGGRWWPTAQVAGADVYITADLYYHVGHDILAADFAVIDPDHHMEALGAKPMAQLVTEWQPELSVEVSPVNTDPYQYL from the coding sequence ATGGTAAGCGCACAGAAGCTAATTGACCAAATTGAATCCTTTGCGCCGAAGGACTTAGCTGAAAAAGGGGACCCAACTGGCTTGCAAATTGGTGATCCTAATCAGGATATAAAACGGGTGCTAACCACCCTGGATGTTCGACCCGAAACGGTCGACTACGCCATTGAACACCAGATTGATTTTATCTGGGCTCACCACGAGGTGATGTTCTTTCCGGCTAAGAACTTAGATTTAACCAACCCCCAGCACCGCCTGTATGCCAAGCTGCTCAAGCATGACATTGTGGTTTATGCCAGTCATACCAACCTGGACAGCGCTGAAAACGGGATGAATGACTGGTTGGCCAAGGCCTTTGCCATTCAAGACCCGAAGCCACTCTTGCCCGGTGCCCAACCACAAACCGGTTTGGGCCGGATTGGTTACCTGAAGAAACCGCAGAAATTAAGTGACTATGCCCGCTTTATCAAGCAGGTTTGTGGGGTTGACCAGGTTCGGGTGATCAGTCCCGATTTGGACCGTGAAATCCAAACGGTAGCCGTTTTGGGCGGTGACGGTGGTCGCTGGTGGCCAACTGCCCAGGTCGCTGGCGCAGACGTTTACATTACCGCTGACCTGTACTACCATGTCGGCCATGATATCTTAGCGGCTGATTTTGCCGTCATCGATCCCGATCACCACATGGAAGCCCTGGGGGCCAAGCCGATGGCCCAGCTGGTAACCGAGTGGCAGCCGGAATTATCAGTTGAGGTCAGCCCGGTTAACACCGACCCTTACCAGTATCTCTAA